A window of Gemmatimonadota bacterium contains these coding sequences:
- a CDS encoding prohibitin family protein, translating to MMRVIRTLVVAFVVLATGACTIVDETEIAVKKSFGGDVSEEAVRQGIQSYIAPWNWGASFTKYPLREVQFPAEGRAEVIEILTSDQLKVAIEGALRYRIEPEAAVSLYLTVGGPRDVHSYVYNAYRSAARDAVAGFTATELLSQGRDAVGERIRELVGARIVDKGIILTDYFVRDIDPPEKIRVAIEEKLAAEQEIERERHRIQIEQAKAEQRRAEAEGIRDAQRIIAESLSPSYLAYERIKALHAAAIGENNTIIDVEGNVSPIVGGLR from the coding sequence ATGATGCGCGTGATCCGGACGCTGGTCGTAGCCTTCGTCGTCCTCGCCACGGGTGCGTGCACCATCGTCGACGAGACCGAAATCGCGGTGAAGAAGAGCTTCGGCGGCGACGTGAGTGAAGAGGCCGTCCGTCAGGGCATTCAGTCGTACATCGCGCCGTGGAACTGGGGCGCGAGCTTCACCAAGTATCCGCTGCGTGAGGTGCAGTTCCCGGCCGAGGGGCGTGCCGAGGTGATCGAGATCCTCACGAGCGATCAGCTCAAGGTGGCCATCGAGGGTGCGCTCCGATACCGGATCGAGCCGGAGGCCGCGGTGAGCTTGTACCTGACCGTGGGTGGGCCGCGGGACGTGCACTCCTACGTCTACAACGCCTACCGTAGCGCCGCGCGCGACGCGGTCGCCGGGTTCACCGCCACGGAGCTCCTCAGCCAGGGCCGCGACGCGGTCGGCGAGCGCATCCGCGAATTGGTCGGCGCGCGCATCGTCGACAAGGGGATCATCCTCACCGACTACTTCGTGCGCGATATCGACCCGCCGGAGAAGATCCGGGTGGCGATCGAGGAGAAGCTCGCGGCTGAGCAGGAGATCGAGCGAGAGCGCCACAGGATCCAGATCGAGCAGGCCAAGGCGGAGCAGCGCCGGGCCGAGGCCGAGGGCATCCGCGACGCGCAGCGCATCATCGCCGAGTCGTTGAGCCCCTCCTACCTGGCCTACGAACGCATCAAGGCGCTGCACGCGGCGGCGATCGGGGAGAACAACACGATCATCGACGTGGAGGGCAACGTCAGCCCGATCGTTGGCGGACTGCGCTAG
- a CDS encoding amidase codes for MRRRRLTLCIAATSLLACSAAPPPAPFDVVETTIAEIQRAVRAGGTTCVEVAQAYLDRIEAYDVARGIHAITDVNPAALERAAELDAGLASGEEAGPLFCAPVLVKDNFDTHDLPTTGGSIALRGSVPPDDAFMVRRLREADAIVIAKTNMAEWAFSPRETVSSSYGTTANAYAPDRVPAGSSGGTASGVAASFGVVGMGSDTGNSIRGPASHLALFGIRSTIGLTSRDGVIPLAFDRDIAGPLARTVEDAARVFNVVAGYDPADPYTELGRGRREDDYTAFLDADGLRGARIGVLRALVDTEDADSAVLRVFAQALVDLERLGAALVDPFEVPTLDQHLGAQGLFCRAFRYDVGRYFASLGDDAPIRDVLEVMEDDRYHERSLRALEFFAGGPLDVAPPDEDPPCPAYADHPGRQAFLADLVAAMDEARVDAIAYPTWTNPPAHLDRATEEYRGDNSQLIAPATGTPAVSVPMGYTYGSLPAGLQLLARPYDEGLLFRLSYAYERGTAHRVPPAGFPALRQPAAP; via the coding sequence GTGCGCCGCCGCCGCCTTACCCTTTGCATCGCCGCCACCTCTCTCCTCGCCTGTTCGGCGGCCCCGCCGCCGGCCCCGTTCGACGTCGTGGAGACCACTATCGCGGAAATCCAGCGCGCGGTGAGGGCCGGAGGGACTACCTGCGTGGAGGTCGCGCAGGCGTACCTGGACCGCATCGAGGCGTACGACGTCGCGCGCGGGATCCACGCCATCACCGACGTGAACCCGGCGGCCCTGGAGCGCGCCGCGGAGTTGGACGCGGGCCTGGCGTCGGGTGAGGAGGCGGGGCCGCTCTTCTGCGCCCCGGTGCTGGTCAAGGACAACTTCGACACGCACGATCTGCCCACCACAGGCGGCTCGATCGCGCTGCGCGGCAGCGTCCCCCCGGACGACGCGTTCATGGTCCGACGCCTGCGCGAGGCCGACGCCATCGTGATCGCCAAGACCAACATGGCGGAGTGGGCGTTCAGCCCGCGCGAGACCGTGAGCTCCTCCTACGGGACGACGGCCAACGCGTACGCGCCCGACCGGGTGCCGGCGGGGTCCAGCGGCGGCACGGCGTCGGGGGTAGCGGCGAGCTTCGGGGTGGTGGGAATGGGCAGCGACACGGGCAACTCCATCCGCGGCCCGGCCTCGCACCTGGCGCTCTTCGGCATCCGCTCCACCATCGGCCTGACCAGCCGGGACGGCGTGATTCCGTTGGCCTTCGATCGGGACATCGCGGGCCCCCTGGCGCGCACCGTCGAGGACGCCGCGCGCGTGTTCAACGTGGTCGCCGGCTACGATCCGGCGGATCCCTACACCGAGCTGGGCCGCGGCCGCCGCGAGGACGACTACACCGCGTTCCTGGACGCCGACGGCCTGCGCGGCGCCCGCATCGGGGTGCTGCGCGCGCTGGTCGATACCGAGGACGCGGACAGCGCCGTGCTGCGGGTCTTCGCTCAGGCGCTCGTGGACCTGGAACGGCTGGGCGCGGCATTGGTGGACCCGTTCGAGGTGCCCACCCTGGACCAGCACCTCGGCGCCCAGGGGCTCTTCTGCCGCGCGTTCCGCTACGACGTCGGCCGGTACTTCGCTTCGCTCGGAGACGACGCCCCGATCCGCGACGTGCTGGAGGTGATGGAGGACGACCGCTACCACGAGCGCTCGCTGCGCGCGCTCGAGTTCTTCGCCGGGGGCCCGCTGGACGTCGCGCCGCCCGACGAGGATCCGCCTTGTCCCGCGTACGCGGACCACCCGGGCCGCCAGGCCTTCCTCGCGGACCTCGTCGCGGCGATGGACGAGGCCCGCGTGGACGCCATCGCCTACCCGACCTGGACCAACCCGCCGGCGCACCTGGACCGCGCCACCGAGGAGTACCGCGGCGACAACAGCCAGCTCATCGCGCCCGCCACGGGCACGCCGGCGGTGTCCGTGCCCATGGGCTACACGTACGGGAGCTTGCCCGCCGGCCTGCAGTTGCTGGCGCGCCCGTACGACGAGGGGCTGCTCTTCCGGCTGTCCTACGCGTACGAGCGGGGCACCGCGCACCGCGTACCTCCCGCGGGGTTCCCGGCGCTCCGGCAGCCGGCCGCGCCGTGA
- a CDS encoding methylmalonyl-CoA mutase family protein, producing MGVMERDVPAGTEAVTAEEAERLTRRIEAQAAELRRLETELAEWRSAFEATPARDEPFTTISGAAVAPLYTPADQADSDYSADLGLPGVFPFTRGPYATMYRTRLWTMRQFAGFGTSEETNERYHYLLDHGQTGLSVAFDFPTLMGYDSDHPRSLGEVGKCGVAISSVADMETLFDGIPLDQVSVSMTINGPAIILFCFYVVAAERQGVSADELRGTVQNDILKEYQAQHAWVYPPEPALKLIVDMFEWCAQNAPKYNPISISGYHIREAGATAAQELAYTLRNGFEYVERGVERGLDVDSFAPRLSFFFDVHNDFFEEVAKFRAARRIWARRLRDQYGAKNPESWRLRTHAQTAGVSLVAQQPENNVVRVAYQALAAVLGGTQSLHTNSLDETLALPTEKSARIALRTQQILAYETGVPNTIDPLAGSYYVEATTDRLEREAETIFDEIDGTGGVVAGIERGYFQSAIARSARRQQREIEEGERLVVGVNEFMGGNEELHIDTLRIGEEAALSQAERLGALREGRDQAALDAQLERLQDTARAGGNVLEPMLDCVRAHGTLYEIRHALEQVYGAFKEPVFF from the coding sequence ATGGGAGTCATGGAGCGCGACGTGCCGGCGGGGACCGAGGCGGTCACGGCGGAGGAGGCCGAGCGGCTGACCCGTCGGATCGAGGCGCAGGCCGCGGAGCTACGGCGTCTCGAGACCGAGCTGGCCGAGTGGCGTAGCGCGTTCGAGGCCACGCCGGCGCGCGACGAGCCGTTCACCACCATCTCCGGGGCGGCGGTCGCCCCGCTGTACACGCCGGCCGACCAGGCGGACTCGGACTACTCCGCGGACCTGGGGCTGCCGGGCGTCTTCCCGTTCACCCGCGGGCCGTACGCGACCATGTACCGGACGCGGCTCTGGACGATGCGGCAGTTCGCGGGTTTCGGCACCAGCGAGGAGACCAACGAGCGCTATCACTATCTGCTGGATCATGGGCAGACGGGGCTTTCCGTGGCGTTCGATTTCCCGACCCTCATGGGCTACGACTCGGATCACCCGCGGTCGCTGGGTGAGGTGGGGAAGTGCGGCGTGGCGATATCCAGCGTCGCGGACATGGAGACGCTGTTCGACGGGATCCCGCTGGACCAGGTGTCGGTGTCCATGACGATCAACGGCCCCGCGATCATCCTGTTCTGCTTCTACGTGGTCGCCGCCGAGCGCCAAGGCGTCTCCGCGGACGAGCTGCGCGGCACGGTCCAGAACGACATCCTGAAGGAGTATCAGGCGCAGCACGCGTGGGTGTATCCGCCCGAGCCCGCGCTGAAGCTCATCGTGGACATGTTCGAGTGGTGCGCCCAGAACGCGCCCAAGTACAACCCGATCAGCATCAGCGGCTACCACATCCGCGAGGCGGGCGCCACCGCCGCGCAGGAGTTGGCCTACACCCTGCGCAACGGCTTCGAGTACGTGGAGCGTGGGGTCGAGCGCGGCCTGGACGTCGATTCCTTCGCGCCTCGCCTCAGCTTCTTCTTCGACGTCCACAACGACTTCTTCGAGGAGGTCGCGAAGTTCCGGGCGGCCCGGCGGATCTGGGCGCGCCGGCTGCGCGATCAGTACGGGGCGAAGAATCCGGAGTCCTGGAGACTGCGCACGCACGCGCAGACGGCGGGCGTGTCCCTCGTCGCGCAGCAGCCGGAGAACAACGTCGTACGGGTGGCCTACCAGGCCCTCGCGGCGGTGCTGGGCGGCACCCAGTCGCTACACACCAACTCGCTGGATGAGACGCTGGCGCTGCCTACCGAAAAGTCGGCGCGCATCGCGCTGCGCACCCAGCAGATCCTGGCCTACGAGACCGGCGTCCCGAACACGATCGATCCGCTGGCGGGCTCGTACTACGTGGAGGCGACCACCGACAGGCTGGAGCGCGAGGCGGAAACGATCTTCGATGAGATCGACGGTACTGGGGGTGTGGTCGCGGGCATCGAGCGTGGCTACTTCCAGAGCGCAATCGCGCGCAGCGCCCGGCGCCAGCAGCGCGAGATCGAGGAAGGGGAGCGGCTGGTCGTGGGCGTGAACGAGTTCATGGGCGGAAACGAGGAACTGCACATCGACACCCTGCGCATCGGCGAGGAGGCCGCGCTCAGCCAGGCCGAGCGGCTGGGGGCCCTGCGCGAGGGGCGTGACCAGGCCGCTCTGGACGCCCAGTTGGAGCGGCTGCAGGATACGGCTCGCGCGGGCGGCAACGTCCTCGAGCCGATGCTGGACTGCGTGCGCGCCCACGGCACCCTGTACGAGATCAGGCACGCCCTGGAGCAGGTATACGGAGCCTTCAAGGAGCCCGTATTCTTTTGA
- a CDS encoding hemolysin family protein — protein MQGAETALEALTVGQVAWRIALALLLVAANGFFVAAEFGLVGARRTKIESLARDGHRLAIVARRALRRLDHYLSATQLGITLASIGLGFVAESTVAAVLIQAFGGLAGPWDVLASHTVAGAIAFAVITVLHIVLGELAPKSLAIAKPETVSMWTVVPLMAFAWILAPFIYVLNGLANRLLHMVGQRPVSEMHHVHEPDEIEILAIQSAAAGRLGEEPVDMIRGVFDLSETTAEEVMTPRTEVVAVPREGGVAEAARLIIEEGHSRLPVYEESLDHVVGVVVARDVWRAEREGAHDLDAIMRPPNFVPDSKSVEDLLREMQLERVHLAIVVDEFGGTAGVVTMEDLVEEIVGEIQDEFDSERPDIVHGRDGQVFLEASLSLADVNDRLELDLPEDEYTTLGGYVMGLLGRIARQGDVIESPVGRLSVLAMDGRRIERVRLELPPAQSDPTPE, from the coding sequence GTGCAAGGCGCTGAGACCGCCCTGGAAGCGCTGACCGTCGGTCAGGTGGCCTGGCGCATCGCGCTCGCGCTCCTGCTGGTCGCCGCCAACGGCTTCTTCGTAGCTGCCGAGTTCGGCCTGGTGGGCGCCCGGCGCACCAAGATCGAGTCGCTGGCGCGAGACGGGCACCGCCTGGCGATCGTCGCGCGCCGCGCGCTCAGGCGGCTGGACCACTACCTCTCGGCGACCCAACTGGGCATCACGCTGGCCTCCATCGGCCTCGGCTTCGTGGCCGAGTCCACGGTGGCGGCGGTGCTGATCCAAGCGTTCGGCGGCCTGGCCGGGCCCTGGGACGTGCTCGCCTCGCACACCGTCGCGGGAGCCATCGCGTTCGCCGTGATCACGGTCCTGCACATCGTTCTCGGCGAGCTGGCGCCCAAGTCGCTGGCGATCGCCAAGCCGGAAACGGTGAGCATGTGGACCGTCGTTCCGTTGATGGCCTTCGCGTGGATCCTCGCCCCCTTCATCTACGTTCTGAACGGGCTGGCCAACCGACTGCTGCACATGGTGGGGCAGCGGCCCGTCTCCGAGATGCACCACGTCCACGAGCCGGACGAGATAGAGATCCTGGCCATTCAAAGCGCCGCCGCCGGTCGGCTGGGGGAGGAGCCCGTCGACATGATCCGCGGCGTGTTCGACCTGTCGGAGACGACGGCGGAAGAGGTCATGACGCCGCGCACGGAGGTGGTCGCCGTGCCGCGCGAGGGGGGAGTGGCGGAAGCCGCGCGGCTGATCATCGAGGAGGGCCACTCGCGCCTGCCCGTGTACGAGGAGTCGCTGGATCACGTGGTGGGCGTCGTCGTCGCACGCGACGTCTGGCGCGCCGAGCGCGAGGGCGCGCACGACCTCGATGCCATCATGAGGCCGCCCAACTTCGTGCCCGACTCGAAGTCGGTGGAGGATCTGCTGCGCGAGATGCAACTCGAGCGGGTGCACCTGGCGATCGTCGTCGACGAGTTCGGCGGCACCGCGGGCGTCGTGACGATGGAGGACCTGGTCGAGGAAATCGTCGGCGAGATCCAGGACGAGTTCGACAGCGAGCGCCCCGACATCGTCCACGGCCGCGACGGGCAGGTCTTCCTGGAGGCGTCGCTGTCGCTGGCGGACGTGAACGATCGCCTGGAGTTGGACCTGCCCGAGGACGAGTACACTACGCTGGGCGGATACGTCATGGGGCTCCTGGGCCGCATCGCCCGCCAGGGCGACGTGATAGAGTCTCCGGTGGGCCGCCTGTCGGTCCTGGCGATGGACGGCCGGCGCATCGAACGGGTACGCCTGGAGCTGCCTCCCGCCCAGTCCGACCCGACGCCCGAGTGA
- the ybeY gene encoding rRNA maturation RNase YbeY: MALEVSVQLGGVPAPNLDPRPHFELMRRAALRALRSAGHEEGFLSVTLLGDDAIAALNLTHLGHSDPTDSLSFRLAGPTGELEADVYVGHEFAARVAAEEGIAWEEELVRLTVHGTLHALGRDHPPGPDRVSSPMWSEQESIVREVLTS, translated from the coding sequence TTGGCGCTCGAGGTGTCGGTGCAGCTCGGGGGCGTCCCCGCGCCGAACCTCGACCCGCGGCCCCACTTCGAGCTCATGCGCAGGGCGGCCCTGCGGGCGCTGCGCTCCGCTGGCCACGAGGAGGGATTCCTCTCAGTAACGCTCCTCGGGGACGACGCCATCGCCGCACTGAATCTGACTCACCTGGGCCACTCCGACCCGACCGACAGCCTGTCGTTCCGCCTCGCGGGTCCCACCGGAGAGCTGGAGGCCGATGTCTACGTCGGCCACGAGTTCGCCGCGCGGGTGGCCGCCGAAGAGGGCATCGCTTGGGAAGAGGAGCTCGTGCGCCTCACCGTCCACGGCACCCTCCACGCGCTCGGCCGGGACCACCCGCCCGGGCCCGACCGCGTCTCCAGCCCCATGTGGAGCGAGCAGGAGTCCATCGTGCGGGAGGTCCTGACCTCGTGA
- the mgtE gene encoding magnesium transporter, with protein sequence MTAPRTTVGGERPPAPDQQEPRETAHAERLEHVRSLLERGDDATLIAALQELHPSDVADVVEELTDEQRLHVMEVVPADLGSETLAEMHPEGRPEDLLVALEPGRSVELLGELPDDDAADLLGELDPQERARLLGLLPRREAVELSRLLEHDEESAGGIMTTELVAVSVHATAAEALVEVRRQARGLEDDFFTVFVVDLLQRLVGTARLQDLVIADPDSRIEEVLDEPRVTVPPEMDQEEVARIIARYNLPAVPVVDPAGALLGRITFDDVIDVIEAEQTEDILRLAGASEDEEVRGGWLEAVRSRLPWLTLNILTIGLSSVAIWLFDSVVVAFTVLVALMPIVMALGGNAGTQALAVTIRRIALGEETASRRWKVAGKELMVGLVNGMVLGAITAVIVFLWQGSPALAAVILIALWGNLIVASFAGAFVPIVLERLGVDPAVASSVFVTALTDLCGVVLLLGLGALLLL encoded by the coding sequence GTGACGGCTCCCCGGACGACCGTAGGCGGCGAACGCCCGCCGGCACCCGACCAGCAGGAGCCGCGCGAGACGGCCCACGCCGAGCGCCTGGAGCACGTCCGGTCGTTGCTGGAGCGCGGGGACGACGCGACGCTGATCGCGGCCTTGCAGGAGCTCCACCCCAGCGACGTCGCGGACGTGGTCGAGGAGCTCACCGACGAGCAACGGCTGCACGTGATGGAGGTCGTGCCCGCGGATCTGGGCTCGGAGACCCTCGCCGAGATGCACCCGGAGGGCCGACCCGAGGATCTGCTGGTCGCGCTGGAGCCCGGGCGCAGCGTGGAGCTCCTGGGCGAGCTTCCCGACGACGACGCGGCGGACCTGCTGGGCGAGCTGGACCCGCAGGAGCGGGCGCGTCTGCTCGGCTTGCTGCCGCGGCGCGAGGCGGTGGAGCTGAGCCGTCTCCTCGAGCACGACGAGGAGTCGGCCGGCGGCATCATGACCACCGAGTTGGTCGCCGTGTCGGTGCACGCTACGGCCGCCGAAGCGCTCGTCGAGGTCCGCAGGCAGGCGCGCGGGCTCGAGGACGACTTCTTCACGGTTTTCGTGGTGGATCTCCTGCAGCGGCTGGTCGGCACGGCCCGCCTCCAGGATCTGGTGATCGCCGATCCCGACTCGCGCATCGAGGAGGTCCTGGACGAGCCGCGCGTCACGGTCCCTCCCGAGATGGATCAGGAGGAGGTCGCCCGCATCATCGCCCGCTACAACTTGCCGGCCGTGCCCGTCGTGGACCCCGCCGGGGCCCTGCTGGGACGTATCACGTTCGACGACGTGATCGACGTGATCGAAGCCGAGCAGACCGAGGACATCCTGCGACTCGCCGGCGCCAGCGAGGACGAGGAGGTGCGCGGCGGCTGGCTGGAAGCGGTGCGCAGCCGCTTGCCGTGGCTTACGCTGAACATCCTGACCATCGGACTCAGCTCGGTGGCGATCTGGCTGTTCGACAGCGTGGTGGTGGCGTTCACCGTGCTGGTCGCGCTCATGCCCATCGTGATGGCCCTTGGAGGCAACGCCGGAACGCAGGCGCTGGCGGTGACCATACGCCGCATCGCGCTGGGCGAGGAAACCGCGTCGCGGCGCTGGAAGGTGGCCGGCAAGGAGTTGATGGTGGGGCTCGTGAACGGCATGGTGCTCGGCGCCATCACGGCGGTGATCGTGTTTCTCTGGCAGGGCAGCCCGGCGCTCGCCGCGGTGATCCTGATCGCCCTGTGGGGCAACCTGATCGTAGCTTCCTTCGCGGGCGCGTTCGTGCCGATCGTGCTCGAGCGGTTGGGCGTCGACCCCGCGGTCGCTTCGTCCGTCTTCGTCACCGCGCTCACCGACCTGTGCGGCGTGGTGCTGCTGCTCGGCCTCGGCGCGCTGCTGCTCCTGTGA
- a CDS encoding AarF/UbiB family protein: MRRLTPFVFAFLRDKRRWLLFGTPARRSRDAHERRATRLMNAIAALGPTFIKLAQVFSARADILPEPYLSIIGQLQDRVPAVGPDAIEAVVAAELGQPVSELFDAFEREPVAAASLGQVHKARVGEENVAIKVLRPGVEDLVALDLDISFRLLFLLNIMFPNHHVRALTTVVREFSVRVREEMDFREEAAHMATFHKHFADLPGVRAPAVLDAFTRRRVLVMEWIDGDKIDRLHKRFASRELDHGDLMETLTEVYVRMLLVEGFLHADPHPGNIIVEADGTLVFLDWGMVVNLGAATRERILKLSLAVSREDIDGMISGMYELGMIDPQIARAEIRDAASELLGIMNRARELGQKRVQEAVQEILDTFYTWPLILPRELVYLFRAAALLEGIGIGYDPAFNGIEPIKRVIRRMKGEILRETAREPARVLGNIAGEARSALVAVQDLLKRAEREEFRVRMHPRDQRSGERFLQLQVRRVLLSIFALTISLITSITFIVLRNPWVLAAGLLLALVFFVTVLFIPVHLLENPLRHARSIQRDR, translated from the coding sequence ATGAGGCGCCTCACGCCGTTCGTGTTCGCCTTTCTGCGCGACAAGCGGCGCTGGCTGCTCTTCGGCACCCCGGCTCGGCGCAGCCGCGACGCCCACGAGCGGCGCGCCACGCGTTTGATGAACGCCATCGCCGCCCTGGGCCCGACCTTCATCAAGCTGGCGCAGGTGTTCAGCGCGCGCGCCGACATCCTGCCCGAGCCGTACCTCTCGATCATAGGCCAGTTGCAGGACCGCGTCCCCGCCGTCGGCCCCGACGCCATCGAGGCCGTGGTCGCGGCCGAGCTCGGCCAGCCGGTGAGCGAGCTGTTCGACGCGTTCGAGCGCGAGCCGGTGGCGGCGGCGAGCCTGGGCCAGGTCCACAAGGCTCGCGTCGGGGAAGAGAACGTGGCGATCAAGGTGCTGCGGCCCGGCGTGGAAGACCTGGTCGCGCTGGACCTGGACATCTCGTTCCGCCTGCTCTTCCTGCTGAACATCATGTTTCCCAACCACCACGTGCGTGCCCTGACGACCGTGGTGAGGGAGTTCAGCGTGCGCGTGCGCGAGGAGATGGATTTCCGCGAGGAAGCCGCCCACATGGCCACCTTCCACAAGCATTTCGCGGACCTGCCCGGCGTGCGCGCGCCGGCCGTGCTGGACGCCTTCACGCGGCGCCGCGTGCTGGTGATGGAGTGGATCGACGGCGACAAGATCGACCGCCTGCACAAGCGCTTCGCCAGCCGCGAGCTGGATCACGGCGACCTGATGGAGACGCTGACCGAGGTGTACGTGCGCATGCTCCTGGTCGAGGGCTTCCTGCACGCGGATCCGCACCCCGGCAACATCATAGTCGAGGCGGACGGGACGCTGGTCTTCCTGGACTGGGGCATGGTGGTCAACCTCGGGGCGGCCACCCGCGAGCGCATACTGAAGCTGTCCCTCGCGGTCTCCCGCGAAGACATCGACGGGATGATCAGCGGCATGTACGAGCTGGGGATGATCGATCCGCAGATCGCCCGCGCCGAGATCCGCGACGCGGCGAGCGAGCTGCTCGGCATCATGAACCGGGCGCGGGAGCTCGGTCAGAAGCGCGTGCAGGAGGCCGTCCAGGAGATCCTCGACACCTTCTATACCTGGCCGCTGATCCTGCCCAGGGAGCTCGTCTACCTGTTCCGCGCGGCGGCGCTCCTGGAGGGGATCGGTATCGGCTACGACCCTGCGTTCAACGGGATCGAGCCGATCAAGCGCGTGATCCGTCGCATGAAGGGCGAGATTCTCAGGGAGACTGCGCGCGAACCGGCCCGCGTGCTGGGCAACATCGCTGGCGAGGCGCGCTCCGCGCTGGTGGCCGTGCAGGACCTGCTCAAACGCGCCGAGCGGGAGGAGTTTCGCGTGCGCATGCATCCCCGAGATCAGCGCTCGGGCGAGCGCTTCCTGCAGTTGCAGGTACGCCGCGTGTTGCTCAGCATCTTCGCCCTGACCATCTCGCTGATAACGTCCATCACGTTCATCGTGCTACGCAATCCGTGGGTCCTGGCCGCGGGCCTACTGCTGGCGCTGGTGTTCTTCGTGACCGTCCTCTTCATCCCCGTCCACCTGCTGGAGAACCCGCTGCGCCACGCGCGCTCCATCCAGCGCGACCGCTAG
- a CDS encoding methyltransferase domain-containing protein, with protein MSGWWRRHFDETWFRLHRDLFGEERSRQEVSALRELLGLPAGASVLDAPCGWGRHAALLEAGGYRTFGADLSRPLLGHAVAANRRLGVPARYSCADLRALPFGSASFDAVVDVFTSVGLFDDDAQELAALEELARVTRPGGVLILETTHRDDIARHFAPRDRWRASDGTEVQVRRRFDPVSGVARERWRWRGPEGDEGRSEHRLRIYTAGEAVGLIEAAGFAQLDLFGDWDGRAFAHDSPRLIVRARRI; from the coding sequence GTGAGCGGCTGGTGGCGTCGCCACTTCGACGAGACGTGGTTCAGGCTGCACCGCGACCTCTTCGGAGAGGAGCGCTCCCGCCAGGAGGTGTCCGCCCTGCGCGAGCTGCTGGGCCTTCCCGCCGGTGCCAGCGTGCTGGACGCGCCCTGCGGCTGGGGCCGCCACGCTGCGCTCCTCGAAGCCGGCGGCTACCGGACCTTCGGCGCCGACCTGTCCCGCCCGCTTCTGGGCCACGCCGTCGCCGCGAACCGCAGGCTGGGCGTGCCCGCCCGCTACTCGTGCGCCGACCTGCGCGCGTTGCCCTTCGGCTCGGCGAGCTTCGACGCGGTGGTTGACGTCTTCACGAGCGTGGGGCTGTTCGATGACGACGCGCAGGAACTCGCCGCGCTGGAGGAACTCGCCAGGGTCACCCGCCCCGGGGGCGTGCTGATCCTGGAGACGACGCACAGAGACGACATCGCGCGGCACTTCGCCCCCCGCGACCGCTGGCGCGCGTCGGACGGCACCGAAGTGCAGGTCCGCAGAAGGTTCGACCCCGTCTCTGGAGTGGCGCGTGAGCGGTGGCGGTGGCGCGGGCCGGAGGGCGACGAAGGTCGCTCCGAGCACAGGCTCCGCATCTACACCGCGGGGGAGGCGGTGGGGTTGATCGAGGCGGCGGGCTTCGCCCAGCTCGACCTGTTCGGCGACTGGGACGGCCGCGCCTTCGCCCACGACTCACCTAGACTCATCGTCCGGGCCCGGCGGATCTAG
- the meaB gene encoding methylmalonyl Co-A mutase-associated GTPase MeaB, translating into MPSAPADPAPRGRPDKLIEAFRAGRRAALARAISIVEDEREGADGLLDAIHADLGRAHRLGVTGPPGGGKSTLTAALIERLLARDESVGVVAVDPTSPFTGGALLGDRIRMNDVAQGPGVFIRSMATRGSLGGLALASKEVADVMDAFGFDRVIVETVGVGQSELDIAAAADTTVVVLVPESGDSVQAMKAGLMEIADLFVINKADRPGAEKLTREVELMLHLRAGQALRQVPAHHGVDLGKVRRRWSDRARARAAADATGAREAGVIDAPEAPAAEEEWTPPVLQTVARDGTGVDEVLATIEKHREWLAASGELERRRRERIKERVRQTVDRKLRFMAWRDGQGERLLEESMPALVAGNETPSAVAARIAAAVRG; encoded by the coding sequence ATGCCGTCTGCCCCCGCGGATCCGGCCCCGCGGGGCCGGCCGGACAAGCTCATCGAGGCGTTTCGCGCCGGCCGGCGCGCGGCGCTGGCCCGGGCCATCTCCATCGTCGAGGACGAACGCGAGGGCGCCGACGGGCTGCTGGACGCCATTCACGCCGATCTGGGGCGTGCGCACCGGCTGGGCGTCACGGGCCCCCCCGGCGGCGGCAAGTCCACGCTCACGGCCGCGCTGATCGAGCGCCTGCTGGCCCGCGACGAGTCCGTGGGGGTCGTCGCCGTGGATCCCACCTCGCCCTTCACCGGGGGAGCGCTGCTGGGCGACAGGATCCGCATGAACGACGTCGCCCAGGGCCCGGGCGTGTTCATCCGCTCGATGGCCACACGCGGCTCGCTGGGCGGACTCGCGCTGGCGTCCAAGGAGGTCGCCGACGTGATGGACGCCTTCGGCTTCGACCGTGTGATCGTGGAGACCGTAGGGGTCGGCCAGTCCGAGCTCGACATAGCCGCCGCCGCCGACACCACGGTGGTCGTCCTGGTGCCCGAGTCGGGCGACTCGGTCCAGGCGATGAAGGCGGGCCTCATGGAGATCGCGGACTTGTTCGTGATCAACAAGGCGGATCGCCCGGGCGCCGAGAAGCTCACCAGGGAAGTCGAGCTGATGCTGCACCTCAGGGCGGGCCAGGCCCTGCGCCAGGTGCCGGCGCACCACGGCGTGGACCTCGGCAAGGTGCGCAGGCGTTGGTCCGATCGCGCGCGCGCACGTGCCGCGGCGGACGCGACGGGCGCCCGCGAGGCGGGCGTGATCGACGCCCCCGAGGCCCCGGCCGCCGAAGAGGAGTGGACCCCTCCGGTCCTGCAGACCGTCGCGCGCGACGGCACAGGGGTAGACGAGGTGCTCGCGACCATCGAGAAGCACCGCGAGTGGCTCGCCGCCTCGGGTGAGCTGGAGCGCAGGCGGCGCGAGCGAATCAAGGAGCGCGTGCGCCAGACGGTGGACCGGAAGCTCCGCTTCATGGCCTGGCGGGACGGGCAAGGGGAGCGCCTGCTGGAGGAATCGATGCCCGCTCTGGTGGCGGGGAACGAGACCCCGTCCGCGGTCGCGGCCCGGATCGCGGCGGCCGTGCGGGGGTAG